CCCTCGGGATGGCAAGACCAGCTCGATCAGTAATTCGTAATTCGTAATTCCTGATTCCAGGCCACGCGCGCGACGCAGAACTTTCTTCCCACCCCGGGGTATCAGGCGCCGAAATCGTTGCGCGCCAGGGGGTTTGCGCGGACTTCGGAGGGCTCCCGGCGGGCGGCGAAGGGCGGCGCCGAGGGGTTGACGGCCCTGGAGGACTCTGATACATTCAGGGCTCTTGTCGCCCCGTTCGTCTAGTGGCCTAGGACATCGCCCTCTCACGGCGAAAACAGGGGTTCGATTCCCCTACGGGGTACTCCGGGAGGCAAAGGGTCAGGGCCCCGCAGGCAGCAGCCCACCTCCTGGCGCGGGTGCGGATACCCTCCGGCCCGCGTTATGGTCGATTAGCTCAGCTGGTTAGAGCGCTCGCCTCACATGCGAGAGGTCCGGGGTTCGAGTCCCTGATCGACCACTGACGGCGCCAGCCCCGGTCGGGTCTGGCGCCGTCTTTCTGTCCGCCCGGAGGCATCGGGCCGACACTCACGGCAGTGGGACGCCCTTTGCAGTGCGAGAGCACCATGCGCTTGCCGACTCTTCTTCTCGCCCTTTCGGTCCTCTTCGGCGCATCCTCCGCGGGCGCACAGGAGAAGCCGCTCCGGATCGACCTCAACATCCCGGCGCTTCGCCTCACCGTCTACGAGGGGGACGAGATCATCCGCTCCTACCCGGTCGCGGTGGGGATGAAGGGGCACGACACCCCCACCGGAAAGTTTGCCATCACCCACGCCGAGTGGAACCCGTGGTGGCGTCCACCGGCCCGCGAATGGGCGAAGGACGAGAAGGTCACCCCGCCCGGGCCCAACAACCCGATGGGCAGGGTGAAGCTCTTCTTCCTCCAGTACTACTTCTTCCACGGCACGCCGGAGAGCGGCAGCATCGGCACACCCGCGTCGCACGGGTGCGTGCGCCTGCTCAACAAGGACGTGATCGCGCTGGCGCGCCTGCTCCACGAACGGGCCGCCCCCCAGGTCAGCTCCAAGGATATCGACCGCATCCTGGCGAACTCCAGCCAGACGCGCCGGGTGAACTTCCGCGAACCGATCCCGGTCACGATCCGCTACGACCTGGTGACCGTGCAGGACGGGGATATCAACATCTATCCGGACATCTACGACTACGGCACCCTGCACTCGGAGGCGGTCTACCAGGCGCTGATGGCGGCCGGGTACGACGTGAGCCTGGTCTCCCACAAGGACGTCGCGCGGTTGATCGAGCAGGGCCGGGGGGCGCGCGAGACGCTGAACCTGAAGGTGGAGGACGTCTTCGGGACCGAGGTCGCCGCGAGCCGCAAGAGCGTGACCACCGCGGTTCGATAGCCGGAAGCTTCGCCCGACGCGAGCGCGCCTGCGCCGCGTCGAAACAGGGAAGAGGAGGGGATGATCGAGAGCTCCAGCCGGGCCAGGCTCGCAGAGGCTCTCTCCCCGCTTCAACTCCACGCGGCCCGATGCGTGGTCGCCCGGGTGCGAGTGGAGATTGCCCCCGAGCTGGTGCAGGCCTCGCTCTTCGGCTCGCGAGCTCGGGGGGACGCTCGCCCCGACTCCGACGTCGATCTGCTGCTCGTCTTCCGCTCGCTGCCACCCGACCGCGAGCCCTACGCTTCTGAAGCGGAATCCATTGCCGAGCAGGAGGCTCGTCGCCTGCACGTGCCGGTCACGGTCTGGTCCGTCTCCCTCGAGGACCTGGCCGTCGGTCAGCGCACCCCCATGCTGGTCGACGCCCTGGCCGACTCGATCCCTCTCTGGTGCCGCGAGGCCCCGCTCCCTGCGGTCCCCTTCACCCCCGTTGACGCGATTCATTGCGTCGAGACGCTGCTCCGCCGTATCGACGAGGGTTCCCAACTCGTCCGGATCGCGCTCCGGCAAGGCCGCTCGAAGGCGGCGGCGCGCCGGGTCCGCGACGACCTCGTCCGCGCCTGTACGGCGCACCTCCTTCTGAGCGGGATCACGCGGCCGCGCCGGGCCGAAGCCGTCCGCCAGGTGCTGCTGCCCAGCGGAGGCGAGTGCCTTACCGGCTCAGTCGCCGAATGGGTGGAACGCTCCTTTGGCTTCAACGGTACGGATGAGCACGTCTTCGTCCCGCCCCCGCCGGGGGGCTTTGCGGCGGCCGCGGAGTTGGTCGAGGAGTTGCGAAGGGCGGCGCTGCAGCGCCTCGACGAGCTGCGAGCGCGCCTCGGGAGGTGGTGAACGTGAAGAGGAGGGTTGCCGTCAGCCGGAATATTCCTTGCTCGGCGTCTCCACCTGACAGGGCGCACCGGTTCAGCCCGTTCAGCAGCATCCATCCATGAGGCTCTTCCAGCCAGACAGCCGCCAGCGCCGAACCCTGGGCGCTCTTTTCGCGATCAGCTTTGTGATCGCGGTGCTCCTCACCGCGTTCTACAACACGCAGATCGTTCGGGGAGAGTCGTACGCGCTCGCCTCCGAGGACAACCGTCTGCGACCGGTCGTCATCCCCGCCCCGCGGGGAACGATTTACGATCGCTACGGGGAGGTGGTGGCCACCAGCATTCCCGGCTTCTCCGTGGTGCTGCTCCCCGGAACCGAGGAGACGATTCGCGCCACTCTCGAGGATCTGCAGCGTTTCCTGGGCCTGGCGGACTCCGACGTCGAGCGGCTGATGCGTCAACGCGAGACCAGCCCGCACGGCCTGCTCACCATCACGGAAGACGCGACCTTTTCGCAGGTGGCTGCCCTCGAGGAGCGGCGCGCCTCCTTCCCCAACCTGCTCATCGTAGATCGACCCAAGCGCTACTATCCTGCCGGTCCCGCCATCGGTCACATCATCGGCTACGTATCGGAGATCTCCGACGAGGAGCTCCAGTTGCCGATCTACCAGGAGGCCGGGTATCGGCAGGGGCGATGGATCGGAAAGGCGGGCGTGGAAAAACAGTACGAGCTGCGCCTCAGCGGGGAAGACGGGGCGCGGTTCGTGGAGGTGGACGCCAAGGGGCGCATCGTGAACCCTCGCTCCACCGTGGAGGTGCAGCCCCCTGTTCCTGGCCAGGACCTGCGGCTGACGCTTGATCTCGAGCTGCAGAAGTACATCGCCGAGATCTTCCCGGACACGATGAAGGGCGCCGTGGTGGCGATGGTGCCCTCGACGGGGGAGATCCTCGCGATGTACAGCAATCCCAGCTACGATCCCAACGATTTCGTCGGGGGGATCAGCGGCAGGTTGTGGTCGGCGCTGCAGAACGATCCGCTGAAGCCGCTCATCGACCGGACGATTGGGGCCCGCTACCCGCCCGCTTCGACCTTCAAGCTGGCGACCGCGGCCATGGGCGTGAAGCTCGGGCTGGTGAACGCCTCGACCCGGATGCCAATTCCCTGTACCGGCGGTCTTTCCTACGCGGGACGCTACTGGAGGTGCTGGCAGTCTCAAGGACACGGCGCGCTCGACCTGGCCAGCGCCATCGAGAAGTCGTGCAACGTCTACTTCTACCAGCTCGGACTGCAGATCGGTCTGCAGAAGTTCATCGAGGAAGGAACGCGGATCGGCTTCGATGAGCGCACCGGCATCGACCTGCCCAATGAGGCGCGGCCGATCTTTCCGCTCTCGCTGGAGTGGTACGAGGATCGCTACGGGTACCGGCCCAAGAGCTCCGAGGTACTCAGCCTCTCCATCGGTCAGGGACCCAACACCCAGACCGTGCTGCGCATGGCGCACTTCTACTCCGCCATCGCCGGCAACGGGACTGCTCCGGCCCCACACCTCGTCCAGGGCGAGGCGCCTGCGGAAGGAGGGATAGACCTCGGGCTGACGCCGGAGCAGTTGGAGACGCTCTGGGCCGGGCTGGTGAAGGTCGTTCAGCCGGGGGGAACCGCGGTGCTCTCCTCGCTGGCGAACTGGCAGATCTACGGGAAGACCGGAACGGCTCAGAACCCGCCCAATCCGGATCACGGTTGGTTCATCGGCTTCTCCGGTAAGCCGGGGGGCACGCCGGAGATCGTGGTTGCCGCCATCATCGAGCACGGGCTGCACGGCAGCGACGTCGCGCCCCTGGCGGCGAAGGTGATCAATCACTATCTGAGTCGGAAGCACGGCATTCCGGTCGATCCGCAGCCGACCTACATCGAGCGTCTCGAGTCCGGTCGCGCCCGCGGGCCCGACACCTACCCGGCGCCGCTGCACCCCGGTCTCCCGCCGGGAGCGGGAACGCTGGCCACGGCTCCCGAGCAGGCCCAGTCGCCGGCAGAGGAATGAGAACAGACGGTCGGACGGATGCGGCAGCGGCCGCGGCTCTTGGCTGGGTCGCGGCCGCTCCAGCGTCGTCCCTTCCTCACCGCCCGCGTCTTGACCGCTCGCCGGGGCCGGGGCAGGTTGTCGCCGCCCCCAAGGCCGCAGTCGAACCGGCCTGATTCACCACGAGCAACGCAACAATGTCCCGAATCGAAGTCCCCATGCCGCAGATGGGTGAGTCGATCACCGAAGGGACGGTCTCCGTCTGGCTGAAGAGCGTCGGCGACCGGGTGGAACGCGACGAGCCGATCATGGAGATCTCCACCGACAAGGTGGATGCGGAGATCCCCTCACCCGCGGCCGGGACACTGGTCGAGATCCTCGTCCAGGAGGGAGAGACGGTCGAGGTGGGCACTCCGGTGGCGCTGATCGAGACCGAGGTGTCGGGTGAGGCGCCGGAGGGCTCGGTCGCGGCCGCCCCCGCCTCCGCAGGCGCATCGTCCGAGACCGAGACCGGCACCGCGGAAGAGGGTATCGCGGCGGCGGTCGAGCAGCAGGGTGCGGCCGCGCAGCTCGGGGCGATGGCCATCGCCGCGGAAGGTGGTACGGCAACCGCTGCGGCGGGCGGTGCCGCGACCGCCACTGCCGGCGAGGCCGGAGGGCCGAGCGGACCGATGGCAGGCCCGGGGAGTACTGGGGGAGCTGCGGCTGCGACGCCGACCAACGCTTCGCCCCAGACCCTTGAGGAGCGGATCCGCAGGCGCTCCTCGCCGCTAGTTCGGCGTATGGCGGAGGAACATGGGATCGATCTCCAGCGCGTCCAGGGGACCGGGTGGATGGGGAGGGTGACCAAGGACGATATCCTCGCCTGGATTCGAAACGGTGGGGCGGCGGTCGCGGAGAGGCGTGGGGCAGGGAAGCTGGACTGGGACGAGTTCTACAGCCACGTCGAACACCCGACCGTGGAAGTCGGTCCAGCCGATCGCGTGGAGCCGATGAGCCGGATGACCCGGTTGATCGCCGACCACATGGTCATCTCCAAGCGGGTCTCGCCCCATGTCCATTCCTTCATCGAGGTGGACTACTCCCGCATCGACCAGGTGCGCGCTGCCCACCGGAAGCGGTGGGAGGAGCAGGGGGTAAAGGTGAGCTACACGGCCTTCGTGGCGCGGGCGGTGGCCACCGCGCTGCGGGAGCATCCGAAGCTCAACGCCTCGATCTCCGGCGCCGAGGTCGTTTACCGCGGCCGGATCAATCTGGGGATCGCGGTGGCGCTCCCCTGGGGCCTCATCGTTCCCGTGGTGAAGCAGGCGGACGAGCTGTCGCTGGTCGGCATCGCCCAGCGCATCAACGACCTGGCCGAGCGTGCCCGGGCAAAGAAGCTCTCGCCCGAGGAGGTGCAGGAGGGAACCTTCACCATCACCAATCCGGGCGTTTTCGGGACGCTGATCGGCTTCCCGATCATCAACCAGCCGCAGGTGGCGATCCTGTGTATGGGCGGGATCGAGAAACGGCCAGTCGTGGTCACCGACGAGTTTGGCAACGACGCGATCGTGGCGCGCAAGCGCGGCTTCATCTCCCTGGGCTTCGATCACCGCCTGGTGAACGGGGCCGACGGGGACAGCTTCCTGGCCCGGGTGAAGGAGCTGCTGGAATCGGCAACTGAGGTCTGAGGAGGTCGAGAGGGTGAGCGTGACGACGGCACAACTGGTCGCGCGGGGGAGAGCGCAGCGCATCCTGGAGGTGCGTCGGATAGGGACCGTGCCCTATGCGGACGGGCTTCAGCTTCAGGCGGAGCTGGTGCGTCAGCGACGGGAGGGCGAGATCCCTGACACGCTCCTCCTGCTCGAGCACCCCCACGTCATCACCAAGGGGTCGGGGACGCACCTCGAGAACATTCTGCTGAGCGACGAGGAGCGGGAGCGGCGGGGCATCGAGCTCTTCGACGCCGGGCGTGGGGGCGACGTGACCTACCACGGCCCGGGTCAGCTGGTCGGCTATCCGATCCTGGACCTCAAGCCGGACCGGTGCGACCTCCACGCCTACCTTCGGGATATCGAGGAGGTGCTCATCCGCGTGCTCGCCGGGTACGGCCTGTCCGCGGGGAGAAGGGAGGGCCTCACCGGCGTCTGGGTGGAGGATCGGAAGCTGGCCGCAATCGGGATTCGCGTCTCCTCCGGCTGGATCACCAGCCACGGCTTCGCGCTGAACGTGAGCACCGACCTCAGCTACTTCAGCGCGATCATCCCCTGCGGCATCCACGAGTACGGCGTGGGATCGATCGAGTCCGAGCTGGGCCGCAAGGTGGAGATGTCCGAGGTGGAGGAGAGGGTGGCGGGGGAGTTCTGCGCGGTGTTCGGGATGGCGGTGGGAGGGTGAGAAGGTGACAAGGTGACAAGGTGACAAGGTGAGTGGGGAGGCGGAAGCCAGCAGCCAGGAGCTGGACGGGTCAGGCCACGGGCCCAGACGCCGCCATCGGTCACTGTCACCTTGTCACCTTGTCACCCCCCCGGCGGCGGCGGCGACGGCCGAAACTCGAACTCGTCCGGATTCGGAGGCAGGAAGTCGAGGTAGCGGCCGCGGTTCTGCTCTTCCGCGATCCAGGCGTCGAAGCCCGAGGGGACGAGGCCGCCGCTGGCGGACTGACTCGCGGCGGCGCGGGTGGCGAGATGGTTCGCGTACTCGTTCTGCGGATGACCGGCGTGGCCCTTCACCCAGCACCATTGCACCTGGTGTGCGGCCGCCGCGCGCGCCAACTCCTTCCAGAGGGCGAGGTTCTCGATCTCGCCACCCTTCCGGGTCCAGCCCCGCCGCGCCCATCCGTAAACCCAGCCGGTGATCCCGTCGACCAGGTAACGGCTGTCGGTGGTGAAGACCACCTGCGAGCGGACTCTCAGCGCGTCCAGCAGGTCGATCGCGCTGCGCAGCGCCATCCGGTTGTTGGTTGTGTCCGGCTCCGAGATCCAGTAGTCCCGCCGCACCCATCCGCGCTGCGGGTGCAGGTACTCCAGCATTCCTCCGGCCCCTCCTGGCCTCGCCCGATCGCGAAACTGAT
The Longimicrobiaceae bacterium DNA segment above includes these coding regions:
- the lipB gene encoding lipoyl(octanoyl) transferase LipB, with translation MSVTTAQLVARGRAQRILEVRRIGTVPYADGLQLQAELVRQRREGEIPDTLLLLEHPHVITKGSGTHLENILLSDEERERRGIELFDAGRGGDVTYHGPGQLVGYPILDLKPDRCDLHAYLRDIEEVLIRVLAGYGLSAGRREGLTGVWVEDRKLAAIGIRVSSGWITSHGFALNVSTDLSYFSAIIPCGIHEYGVGSIESELGRKVEMSEVEERVAGEFCAVFGMAVGG
- the mrdA gene encoding penicillin-binding protein 2, with product MRLFQPDSRQRRTLGALFAISFVIAVLLTAFYNTQIVRGESYALASEDNRLRPVVIPAPRGTIYDRYGEVVATSIPGFSVVLLPGTEETIRATLEDLQRFLGLADSDVERLMRQRETSPHGLLTITEDATFSQVAALEERRASFPNLLIVDRPKRYYPAGPAIGHIIGYVSEISDEELQLPIYQEAGYRQGRWIGKAGVEKQYELRLSGEDGARFVEVDAKGRIVNPRSTVEVQPPVPGQDLRLTLDLELQKYIAEIFPDTMKGAVVAMVPSTGEILAMYSNPSYDPNDFVGGISGRLWSALQNDPLKPLIDRTIGARYPPASTFKLATAAMGVKLGLVNASTRMPIPCTGGLSYAGRYWRCWQSQGHGALDLASAIEKSCNVYFYQLGLQIGLQKFIEEGTRIGFDERTGIDLPNEARPIFPLSLEWYEDRYGYRPKSSEVLSLSIGQGPNTQTVLRMAHFYSAIAGNGTAPAPHLVQGEAPAEGGIDLGLTPEQLETLWAGLVKVVQPGGTAVLSSLANWQIYGKTGTAQNPPNPDHGWFIGFSGKPGGTPEIVVAAIIEHGLHGSDVAPLAAKVINHYLSRKHGIPVDPQPTYIERLESGRARGPDTYPAPLHPGLPPGAGTLATAPEQAQSPAEE
- a CDS encoding dihydrolipoamide acetyltransferase family protein, yielding MSRIEVPMPQMGESITEGTVSVWLKSVGDRVERDEPIMEISTDKVDAEIPSPAAGTLVEILVQEGETVEVGTPVALIETEVSGEAPEGSVAAAPASAGASSETETGTAEEGIAAAVEQQGAAAQLGAMAIAAEGGTATAAAGGAATATAGEAGGPSGPMAGPGSTGGAAAATPTNASPQTLEERIRRRSSPLVRRMAEEHGIDLQRVQGTGWMGRVTKDDILAWIRNGGAAVAERRGAGKLDWDEFYSHVEHPTVEVGPADRVEPMSRMTRLIADHMVISKRVSPHVHSFIEVDYSRIDQVRAAHRKRWEEQGVKVSYTAFVARAVATALREHPKLNASISGAEVVYRGRINLGIAVALPWGLIVPVVKQADELSLVGIAQRINDLAERARAKKLSPEEVQEGTFTITNPGVFGTLIGFPIINQPQVAILCMGGIEKRPVVVTDEFGNDAIVARKRGFISLGFDHRLVNGADGDSFLARVKELLESATEV
- a CDS encoding nucleotidyltransferase domain-containing protein, translating into MIESSSRARLAEALSPLQLHAARCVVARVRVEIAPELVQASLFGSRARGDARPDSDVDLLLVFRSLPPDREPYASEAESIAEQEARRLHVPVTVWSVSLEDLAVGQRTPMLVDALADSIPLWCREAPLPAVPFTPVDAIHCVETLLRRIDEGSQLVRIALRQGRSKAAARRVRDDLVRACTAHLLLSGITRPRRAEAVRQVLLPSGGECLTGSVAEWVERSFGFNGTDEHVFVPPPPGGFAAAAELVEELRRAALQRLDELRARLGRW
- a CDS encoding L,D-transpeptidase is translated as MRLPTLLLALSVLFGASSAGAQEKPLRIDLNIPALRLTVYEGDEIIRSYPVAVGMKGHDTPTGKFAITHAEWNPWWRPPAREWAKDEKVTPPGPNNPMGRVKLFFLQYYFFHGTPESGSIGTPASHGCVRLLNKDVIALARLLHERAAPQVSSKDIDRILANSSQTRRVNFREPIPVTIRYDLVTVQDGDINIYPDIYDYGTLHSEAVYQALMAAGYDVSLVSHKDVARLIEQGRGARETLNLKVEDVFGTEVAASRKSVTTAVR
- a CDS encoding ribonuclease H gives rise to the protein MNRQSPLVFIYADESCLGNQFRDRARPGGAGGMLEYLHPQRGWVRRDYWISEPDTTNNRMALRSAIDLLDALRVRSQVVFTTDSRYLVDGITGWVYGWARRGWTRKGGEIENLALWKELARAAAAHQVQWCWVKGHAGHPQNEYANHLATRAAASQSASGGLVPSGFDAWIAEEQNRGRYLDFLPPNPDEFEFRPSPPPPGG